The DNA region AAACTATGTGAACTTCTTGAACAACAGTTGAATACTATGACCAGATAAACAAATTCAAGAGTAGAATACACGAACTACCTCGTTGGTTAAAAGCAGGAGTTGATTTGAAGTATTTTTAAACAAAACATGACCATGTGATTCTTTGTATTACCTTTCTGACAGATTTGGTTTTCATCAGCCTCCATTGAACTCTGTTAACCACCTACACCTTCATTGTTTGGCACTACCATATACACCCAAGTGAGTATCCATCTTTCTTGTTAGAGTATGCATGCTTAAATTCATCATATATGCTGGGTGGATTCTTAAACTTGTCACTTCATGAGCTTTGGCAGATGGAGATGTATAAAATACTTGTCTTTTGGACCACTTGGTTTCATTGAAGCAGAGAAGTTTCTGGAAAAGATAAAGCCTTTGCCCACAATTCattcaaaagtataagtttacTTGAAGTTACTGTATAAAGTTTTGCATTTGACTTTTTATCTCTCCTTCTGATGAGCGAAGTTTGTTTTCTCAGTCATTCCCTTGAATCTGTAGGTCATGATCCCTGATATAGTATCTTACTCAAACCTTCATATGGGGAACAGTTAATAATATGCGTTATAATGACTCTGGATAAAACTTTTCTGAAGTAAACTTGTCTATAAAGTTTACAACTATACATGTAAGGCTATCTCTatcattgttttaatttaaaatataatgtaATCCACAAGTGGGGTAAGGATTTGTtgttgagtaatgatatatacacacctcatttttaaaacacttcatttccacctctttttgtttctatctctctcctcttaccatctatcacatctcatactttctctcccttactttttcttttcttcctatctctctcatcattccacctcacacacctcaaaagagaggtgtgtgagtAACATTACTCTTTGTTGTTGTATATTGTAATCCGCAAAAATTCAAGGGTGAATTCACATTTTCTTTCTTGCTTTACATATAACCTCACTTTCAGGTAACATTTTTTCAATAACACAAGTCCTACTGATGTATATTCACCATAAATGCCGTAGTTGGAACCCAAAATGATGTGGTGATGGCTACCATGTTATGCTAAGCTATCCGGTGACAACATTCTTTCTAAAAGGAACTGGAAAGAGTTGAGAAAAGAAGACGCATTTCAGTGCTGTACTTACCAGTAGTTCTTAGGCATTTCCAGTTAACTTGATGTTAGTTGTCTTGGAGAGTTGGGTATGGAGTTTGTGTGATACAAAATCGCATGCCTAGTACACAGATAAGTGGAATTTGAGAATCGCAATGTTCGGTATATGTAGCAACATTATACTCGGAACATTCATATTTGATAAGTTGAATTGATTTTCAATTTATGTGTTTATGTTGGTTCCACAACATTTATCCTGCTAAACGAGACCCCggacaaaaataaaaacctcttttaatttttatcccCAATTATGTCCATCTAGGTTTAGGGACCCAATTATATCCATCTAGGTTTAGGGAGTCTCGTAATCAAGTGCATAAAACAAGTTTCATAGGCAGTTATACACTTGATGTGAAGGTAAGATAAATCTTGTACTTTGGCATGACAGAAAAGGAGAGCTTGATCAAACACATGCAAGTTTCCTCATGTAACACAGGTTGCATTTTCACCCGTTAGACAAATATGCTTGAAAACATGAATGCTATAGCAAAAGCTAAGAGTACAGTTGAAAAGTGATAAGATAATTAATATAGTGTGTAGTTTCATGTTTAAATATTCCATAATAATGTATCTCATTGCAAAAGCTATTCTTAGTAGTTTATTGTAAAAACATTTTTTCCTTTTAACGTATAATGAGTTTCTAATACTAAGCGAAAAGCCAATATCAAGGTCCATACTCAACTCCGAATGCATAAGTCATCTAGCATACAAAAATAAGCCAATATGATAAAAGATgataaaatattgaaaatttatAGCAAAGAATAAGCCTTTGTAAAGCAAAGTTATTGAGAGGTAGATAACACATTGGCAAGAAATATAATCAAGATATCTTTTTTTTAGTTAATCCTTAACTCTTAGCTAGCTTTTAAGTTGAGTCAGATCTCACAAGTTCTAATATGATATCTTAGTTTATCTCAAATTCTGGTTTAATCCCGCACTTATTAACTGAAGCATTTTAGGGCTAAAGGCTTGTTGGGAAAAGAAAGGCCGAAGGTTTAAAACCAACTATTTACAAAACCCAAAAGTTGCACaagatttatattttttttttaaatccgtCGGCCTTCAACATAAAAACCAGCAATtagttgaccaaaaaaaaaaacagcaattAGAGCAACTGCTGATCGGAGCCTCATTCAACCCTTCATTCATTTGCCAAAGAATCCAGTTTACTTAATCCTCAATAGTTCAAGATCCATTCTCTTTGAATGATGTAAAACGTTTGAAAATGAATTAACTTGCCATACTTCTGAAATTGTGAATCAGAGTATCCATTTTTCAAATCGTGAATCTAATTTTATcattatgaataataattaaaaaagttgtctaaatgacctgAGGAAAAATTTGGGCTAAATAACCAATCAGCTCATCTTCTAGCTAACTCAGCTTTCTGTCATTTAGGTTTGGATTGAAGTATCCAAAATGTTGTGTATTCAAACATTCTTCGATGTTTTCCTTCAGATTAATATAAAGCTTTTGACGtgaaaaaattaacaatatatACTCACATCCAGAAACACTTAAAATTCAATATTATTAGCATTTTATAGTCAAATATCTGAACAACTCCTTGCAAAAAATGTGACTGAAAATAAAAGGCAGATTATGCacaaatctttttcttttttttatctttttagtaaaaaaaaactatgcaCTCAAAATgcctaaaaaattaatatattactaTTTCCTATTTCTACTCCCTATGCTTGGATTCTAATACATAATATATAACTTATCATCTCATTCATCAATATCACTCGGTTAATCCTCATTGTCGAATATCAAATGCATGCTCCTTCTGCTGCTCTACGTCACCAACTATCTTTTCAAATTCATTCTCATCATCCCCCCCTTCTTATCAGCCTTggcatttaagttttttttggaCCTATAAaagagaggggggggggggaaaacTGATAAGCATGACTCCGTTTCTGGGTGCACAATCCACTGTGTAGGCATTGCACAAAACAGCTCTAAATCGCAATTCATCGAATACAGAGCCAATTCACTTGATTCAGCAACTGATTCAATGTAGGCTCAAATCTAATTGCAATTTCTATCAATCTCTGGTGATTTCTACAGAATCGAAATATGAATCATACTATTCATGCAGTTCTATCTACAATGGATAATGCCAGAGATACTCCTCCTACAGCTTACAAGCTTAAGAATTTAAAAGTCATTCATTATAGCATGTTTAGATCAGTTTATTTTTCCTCAATCAATTAAGGCACCATGAAGCTAcacacataagcttcttgactAAAGAATCAATTCTAGAATGATCTCCACACATGCTATTAGAATAATAATATTAGGCAGAAAGAAGTGACATTGTAAAATAGTGAAACACCTTAATTAACATCACAATCTTGTAAGCAACCTACAAGTCAATTTGCTTCTCACTTGGTGCAGAAATCAACTACATTAATAAAACTTTCAAAAATTtcacaattaaaaaaatatagtatGACAGAACAAGTCATggaacatcatcttcatcccataACAACATTAAGGAAATCAAGAACGGGATTTTAATTTCTTCAGGCGTTTGACAGATGAGGCAACAACCTTTTTCCTACCCTtcttcagtttctttttggtagAGGAAGACATCTCCCTTACGGGACCTGGGGGCACACCCTTTTTGAGTGCACTTCCTCTGGGTGTGACAGAGGGTGGAATTCTCACATCCAGGGGAGGTAAAGGACTTTGTGGCTTCCATATCAAGTTGTTTTTCATGGAAAATCTTACCTTTTTGGCACTTTTCTCCCCACTCTTTGCCGCAACAGCTTCTTCATCACCTGCACCATTCAAATCAGAATCCTGAGAGGCCTTTCCTTTTGCACTCTttgatctctttctcttcttgGTTACAATTCCAGCTTCGGGTATGTCACATACTAAAGCAACTCCATCATCCAAACCTGCTTCCGCAGCAATCTTCTCAAACTGCTTCTGGAGGTTTGAAATCGCAGCTTCATTGAATGGTATTGTGTTTTCATCATTAACCCGCTCCTCATTTGAACTCCCACCATCTTCACTAGCTGCATTCTCATTGTCATTCTCAGCAGGGCTCAAAGCAGATGCACCactcttcttattcttctttgcctttttctttccgtcaccagattttttcttctccttcttgcaCTTCTTCAACACCTTAGCAGCAAGTCCCAAATCAACTAGGGGAAGAGCATCTCCCTCCACTGAGCCATTAGCAATGGGAACCAAATTGGgcacttcctcttcttcttccacccGATCAGGAATAGAGAATTCGAACCCAGAAGCTGCCGCATCCTTCTCCAACTTCGAAAACTCTCGGTGCAGCTCAAACAGCACTTTTCTATTCCCCTGAACACATTCAGGAGCAGAACCAAGCTCATAAAACCTGCCAGAAAACCCCATAACAACCGCAATTGTTCCAAGAACCAcaacaccatcatcatcatcatcatcagaaccAACCTTCTCATCATACCCTCCTGCTTTCTTAACCTCTAACAACCTCTTCCCATTCAACAGCAACACATCAAACATACCAGACCTAATCTTCCCCAACAAAACCTTATCAGGCAATTTCCCCATAGCAGAGATAAAGGGTTTGAAAAGCACCTCAAGAATCTCTTGCTTAACCGGAAGAAATGGCTTAAGCTCTTCAAGAAAAACAGCAGCACAATGGTAATTAACCCCATTCCCACCCCGAAACTTATCATGAGAACACAGAGTAGCCTCATCAAAAAGCACCATAACACGGTTCACAAGTTCAGAATCCCATGAATATTTCTTCAGCAAAGAAAAGGAGTGCGAAATGAACCTGCGAGTGAGGAGGTAGAATTTGTCGAGACGGAGCGCGTCGATGCCGGACCACTCGCGGCGGATggtgaggaagaaggtggagaGATACTGCAGCGAGAGAGGGAGGTGGTGGAACGTGAGGAGGAGGTTGGCGAGGCGGTTGATGAGGGCGGATTGAACGATAGGCTTGTCGGAGTGCCAGACGCAGTAGAAGAGACCCTTCCAGAGCTTCTTGGCGTCGTCGTCGGAGAGAGGCTGAGATCGAGAGGGAAGCCATGATTGGAGGATGAGGCGGAGGGCTTTCTCTCGAGTTGATTTGTTGGAGCAAGCGAGGTGCTTAATCAGTGAACGACCCACCGTTGAATCGTCTTCCGCCATTGAAACCCTAACCCTAGGTGAAGGTGAAGAAGGTGAAAGGGAGAATGTGATTCTGAACGAGTGGAAGGTGCGGGGTTTAAATTGCGACGGAGAAACTCTAAAACCCTTTTACATGTTAACAAGGAATTGGGATTGGGAATCAAAATTGGAAACCCTAGTGGTAACGGGTCAGGACATTAACTGACCCGATTTCGGACTCGAATATAATATAATGGTACTAGTAATTGGAAAAGGATAATGGACTAGTTGGATACTTGTAGAATATTATTCATCTTAaatatatgtttttagtccTGGCTAATAGTTTTAGTACTAGTAAATGACTAGTAAATgactttcaattttattttttttagattttgGAGGCAATCTACATCATGGTGGGGTTAACTTTCTCAACTATTACTTAAGGGAAATCAAGCATGTATCACTTTAATTAACCACCCCTTAGTGACTTTCAAATTATTTGCAATTGAACTCTTAATTTTTATGATTAAGTTAAGGATAATAGTTATCTAATGTCTATATGTTATCAATTTGGCACATTCACCAAATTGAGGTGATTTTTTCTTATCCTACGTATATTCCATATTTTAATCCTACAtatcatttttctttatttttttcaccttgtttttctttttgcatgTCATCTTTCTCCTCCCACCCACCATCCGTTTCCTCCATTTCCTCCCACTCTAATTCATCAAACCCCAAATTTGAATACTTAATTACCTATAAATTGTTATTCATCAAACCCTAGATTCAAACCGACTTGCATAAGATTATTTGTTCTCTTCCCTTCAAAAATCAAATCCATTTGTGCTTATAAAGGGGTGGGACGGTAGgtagctcacatggttgagctaagggtaatTGCAGGTAAAGGGTTTAAATTCTGAGAgggataatttgtactaatttattaacaattaacatttgtctataaaaaaacaGTGCTTATAAAGAGACGAACATCCTAATTTAACCAAAACACTCTTTTCATACGATGACTTCTCATCCAATGACACCATACAAAAGAGGGTTTGATGCAGGTGGTGGTGACAGGTTTGAATCTAAGGTTTAATTTGATGAATACAAGTTTTTGGGTGAttaaagttttttaatttttaatttgggGCTTGATGAAGGGGGAGAGGATAAGAATGGAGGGGAAAGAGGAGGATAAGCGAAAGTCGCGTGGACCTGGTGACTGTGTCAAATTGGTGGCACTAATTATCGACTTTGtccttaatttgattaaaaaaaaaaaaacaagggaTCAACTGCAAAAGGTTTGATAGCACATTATAATGTTAGTTGAATATCAACCATGTTCCAATCAACAGTTATAGTAATTTACTTAATTTATTTGtcacttttaaaattttaagagaACATTAACCATGTTTTCTCAATTATATATACCACTAAACATAATTATTAATAGTGATTAGATCTTTGAAGAGTGAAAATTAACAAACGAGATAAGTAGCATTGTTCTTCTTGAATTTGAACTAGCCTGTTCTCTCAGCATCTAGTGGTGTGCTCATTCCTAGATGAATCATCCGACACAATGATGTGATGTTGACACAACAATAATACCTACAAAGGCACTCTGATGCATATATGAGAATATAGAAAGAGAAGTTTAAAGTCATAGAAAAATGATGAGTTAGCAAAATGAGTAATTAATACATATGCATATTAAACATATATTTACTTTATAGCCATGGTGAGAGCCATAATTGAGGTACATAACCTTTACGAAACCCTTGTAGACGACTTCCAAGACGATGATTATTCTTGGATAACCTTATACTTGTTCAATAAGTGTGTCGGTTTTTCATTCAGCTAAATATTGGATGAAATGACCAACCAACATTGTATTCACTTAATTGTAAAATCTTTAGATTGTCCGAGACGCTCTTGGGCTTTGTGACAATTTGAGCCGAACACATGTACATAAGGAAGTTATTAGATGGTACTTGGTAGCTAGCTTGAGCTTATGGATGAGCTTAAAAACTCCCTTTAATATAGTAGCTTTAGCTTATGAGCTGTCCCTAAACTTAAACTCACAAACATCACCCAATTTATATTTCCTTTCTGGTCGTTGCCTGCTACGCGTGGAAGCATTTTTATTCTAGTCGATAATAGACAGAACCAGACAATGCATCCTTCAAATAGGATTGTTGTACCATCCATTAGGTAGAGCCTCAATCATTAACAGGCTTTAACTTAATTTGTTTCGCCGAAGCAGCCAATCTTGTGCTTATGCTATTTAGTTGacctcattaattttttttgaaggtaGGCCTCATTATATTTATCACCAAAAAAAAGATAGTAAGTGCTTTTCCTCAATGTATACCAAACCCAACTATAAAGAAAGAAGAGATTGCAAATTATATTcacctaaactttacttaaacctcaaaaataaagaaataatagTATTATTATCATCTTGCAAGGGAAACCAATGCAATATATTATGTTGTTATCATATGCATGTTTAGAGACAAATAATTGGTAAGACCGGCCCAAATAGCTATCATCCACTAATAGCGTGAAAGTGACTTGAGTAGGTAGAAGACACTGGTTGGAATTTTGGTAGCCGTTATTTGGAGCACCGTGGCCACAAAGAGGGAATATTAATTGAGCATCCCTTAATTCAATTTGTTTTTGACAACTTTTATATCCTTGGTGGCCTTCTTTAAGAGTATGTATAATGCTGGATTAGATTTGTTTAAGAAAAGCAAATGATGATCATTTTGCTCCAATGATATAGAGTCGTTAAACTTTAGttttttgttgaaaatattattttcactTTTAAAAGATAATATGTATATTCATATTCCAGGAACTAAATTAATTCCAAAGCTTCCTCAACACCTTTGCCTAATGTTCTATCAAACATTTGATGCCTCTTCATCGTAATCTTATATTCAAACAACCCAATAAGAAAACAGGTAAAACATGTGTTAACACTTAGCTTTATCACTATCCAAAGATAACGGTAGTCATTAGTCATCACAGGAGACAGTTGGCGGCAGTGGCGGAACTTGAAAGGATTTTTTGAGGGAGCatgttaaatttaataatatattatatatttaaaatttaaaacacaTTGTTACCAGAAGCTAAAAAGCAACAATGAAAAAAATGTTCTGATGCAATATGgggtatttttctttttatctattaACCTTCCCTCAATTTTACTTATTCGAGAAAAAGTATTGTTACTGTGGGAGTGAGAGTGTGAGACCCTTCAAATCAAAGGAAGCTTTCATTCTTCTTCAATCTAAGCGGTGGAAGACATATCTTGATTTCTCTTAGTTCCTTAATCCTTCTATTCCTTTTCCATCTTAACAAACACAGCAATCAAGCTGGACACCATGCTTCTCATCAACAACTGTTTATGTTgtattcttttctcttttttatatCCACCTCTTGCAGTAAATCATGGCTTCCAttcatttatttcttttaattcTTCACAGATCTGAGATTCCAGAACCTTCCATGtatatattcaaaaaaaaatttcagagaGTTTGGGGGAGCTGTAGCTCCTCCCTGTCACAATGAAGGTCCGCCAGTGGGTACCTAGAACACATCATTTGAAGGAGGGGATACTTGGTGTAGTGCATTACTTGCTACTTTCTATTTGTTTGACtacaaaaaaaaggaaaaaaaaattgaccgattagaataaatttatgaataaTGTTATCAACCCTCTTCATGGCATTTTTTTAAAgtgaaatttatatatataataataataataaaagttcATTACACTCTTTTTTTAAGCACACATCATTTTATTAGTTGAAATTTATGTAGAGTTTTACTTTCAATTTAATTTGCATGAATTTTAACTAGTAGAATAAAGAATGTTAAAAATAAAGTGTCAGAGTGAGTGTTAATACACTTCTCATGCATTGATGTGTTTATATCCATCTCAATTATTAAACCCAAATTAATAACTTGCTACTGTACTTCGACAGCTTTTCTTGTCTGTATTAGCTGATTCAAATTTAATGATCaaacttttaatttttatgattaaagcaattttttatatgaataagattttaaatttttttctttgaaaattaactttaacattaatttaaaaagttaaaactaaCCAAAACAAATTAATGCAAATGGTATTGATTGGACCGGAAAGCTTGATTCAACTGAAATCTAAATCTGCTATTTTAGTTGGCACTTGGAGGTCAACATTGATGTTGATTTCCTTACcacgttttttatttattctttcgTGCATGGTGTCCTTatctttttatattcaaaatattcattGGTAAAAGCGTTCCTTATCTATAAGAACAGGATCAACCCATCATCACAAAACTAATCACAAGTCGCCAATAGAAGCAGCTTGGTAGTCAACAAAGTTTTACAGGATGAACTGGTGTATTTTCAACTCTTAAATAATTAACGCACAACAAAATAAATCTTAAATAATTATTGAGTGCAAAGGTAGATTTGATGATTTAAACATTTtcactaaagccatatttaacCAGGTTTGATATATATACCTATAACATATGGAGTTTCGCAATTTTCTAACTTGATTGATGATTTAGGATTAGAATTTCGATGgtggatatttttttttttacatcccTATATCAATAGGTATTTTTGATTGGTTAGAAAATTACTCTTGCGTCGCCATCACTTTGGCAAGCCGTCGCCAGCTAAGCTAGAAAGGTGGGAGGAAGGAAAGGaccaaattaaattaaagtCGCAGTTACGAGTGATGAGAAAGATACAAAGTTCCCCTTACTTTGCTTCAGCTTAAGAGGACAAATTTAAATTGAATTATTGTACCAAACACCAAGTGCACCATCAAATCTCACACACCATTAATCAACAGAGTATATATGCAAATATGCAATGCACGCATTGTATAAACGAATTTACACTATCAatcatttattatatttaaaatagtATGAAAAAATCACTCTTTACTTAAGttattttaatcattttatATATTCTGATTATGATGTTATAAATTTGTTCAATATGATTCATATACAGcatgtatatatattattatttaattaataaatagtcATTATAAACTTATAAGTTTTGTTATTTGAGctgtaaactaaaaaaaaataggGATTAACCTCTAGCCAGATATTTTTGTTGGTACAAGCTAAGGAAGAAAACAaacactaaaaataaaaaagggttTAACTTAAGTGAGCATTCATTTTTAGTGGACATAAGTGGCACACACAACTTTAGGGAAGGTTATAAAACTTAGAGACGGTTAAAAATTCCCGCAAATACATATGTCTATTGTATATATACTAGAACAGACTGTTCATCTAACGTTTGTGAAAAGCGAAACACCTCTAATCTACATTCAAGCAGAGAAAATTCCTATAGCTTCTGCTCCGAGCAGCTGCTCAAATTCAAGAgattttaaataagaaaaaagtTTAAAGACTAAGACTCCAACTTTAATCAGATAATCAATGAGTACATACATTCCCTTCTTTGTTTGTAAGTATGAACTAACCTAACCTCACATTGCCTACTAACCAAGTCTCTAATATTCCAAATTAGGATTGCATTAACCCTAGATATTATGACTTTCTTCAAAGGTTTAAATGCATCGACATCATTAATTAACTATGAAGATAAACTTAGTACCCACAAATTGCAGTCAAACTCTCCTTTATAAGCTATCTCTCCCTCGTCAGCCTCTCTCGCACACACACACAATTCAAATCCTCGTCTTCGTCCCCTGTCTTTTAAAACATTCATTACTCTGTTCCCTCAATTAAACAATGGCTTCTCCTTCTCCCCTGTTTCTGCTCTGCTTCATGCTCTGCATTTCACACTCATATCAAATGGTCCTACTCCCCTTAACACACTCAATTTCCAAATCCCAATTCAACAGTACCCACCACCTCCTCAAAACCACCTCAACCCGTTCAGCAGCACGcttccaacaccaccaccaccgccaccaacaacACCAACTCTCTCTGCCACTTTCTCCGGGAAGTGACTACACCCTGTCCCTGAACTTCGGTGGCTCCCAACCCATAACCCTCTACATGGACACCGGCAGCGACCTCGTGTGGTTCCCCTGCGCTCCCTTTGAGTGCATGCTCTGCGAAGGAAAACCAGACACGCCCAAACCCGCCAACATCACAAAAGCCCACACCGTTTCCTGCCAATCCCCTGCATGCTCCGCCGCACACTCTTCCATGCCCCACCGTGATCTCTGCGCTATATCTCACTGCCCCTTAGACTCAATTGAAACCTCTGATTGCTCCAAATTCACATGCCCCCAGTTTTACTACGCTTATGGCGACGGAAGCTTCATCGCTAAACTCTATCACCAAACGCTCTCAATATCTTCTCTCTCGCTTAAGAACTTCACCTTTGGCTGTGCCCACACCGCCCTCGCCGAACCCACCGGCGTCGCCGGCTTCGGCCGTGGTCTTCTGTCACTCCCTGCTCAGCTCGCTACCTTCTCACCCCAACTGGGTCATCGCTTTTCTTACTGTTTGGTCTCTCACTCTTTCGACGGAGAGCAAGCTCGGCGACCGAGTCCACTCATTCTCGGACACCACGACGGTGCTGGTGCTGGGGAAGAAAAACCATCTGAGTTTGTGTACACCTCCATGATTGCGAACCCCAAGAACCCTTACTACTACTGTGTGGGGCTAGTCGGAATCTCTGTCGGGAACAGGATTCTTCCGGCGCCGGCGAAGCTGCAGAGCGTTGACAGCAAGGGGAACGGCGGTGTGGTGGTTGATTCCGGCACCACGTTCACGATGTTGCCGGCGAGTTTGTACAACGCGGTGGTGGGTGAGTTCGACCGCCGAGTCGGGCGAGTCCACAAGCGAGCGAGTGAGGTTGAGGACAAAACGGGTCTCGGGCCGTGTTATTATTTGGACGGGTTGGTACAGGTGGTGCCCACAGTGACGTTGCATTTTGTGGGGAATAATTCCAATGTGGTGCTCCCTAGGAAGAACTACTTCTATGAGTTTATTGACGGCGGTGATGGTGTGAGGGCGAAGGGGAAAGTGGGGTGTATGATGCTGATGAACGGTGGTGATGAGTCTGAGTTGGAGGGTGGGCCCTGGGCCACGCTTGGGAATTACCAACAGCAAGGGTTTGAGGTTGTGTACGATTTGGAAGAGCAGCGCGTGGGTTTTGCTAAGAGACAATGCGCGTCGCTTTGGGATAGCCTCAACCATGACAAAAACTAGTGTCTACTGCGTAACACTGG from Lotus japonicus ecotype B-129 chromosome 2, LjGifu_v1.2 includes:
- the LOC130741065 gene encoding uncharacterized protein LOC130741065 gives rise to the protein MAEDDSTVGRSLIKHLACSNKSTREKALRLILQSWLPSRSQPLSDDDAKKLWKGLFYCVWHSDKPIVQSALINRLANLLLTFHHLPLSLQYLSTFFLTIRREWSGIDALRLDKFYLLTRRFISHSFSLLKKYSWDSELVNRVMVLFDEATLCSHDKFRGGNGVNYHCAAVFLEELKPFLPVKQEILEVLFKPFISAMGKLPDKVLLGKIRSGMFDVLLLNGKRLLEVKKAGGYDEKVGSDDDDDDGVVVLGTIAVVMGFSGRFYELGSAPECVQGNRKVLFELHREFSKLEKDAAASGFEFSIPDRVEEEEEVPNLVPIANGSVEGDALPLVDLGLAAKVLKKCKKEKKKSGDGKKKAKKNKKSGASALSPAENDNENAASEDGGSSNEERVNDENTIPFNEAAISNLQKQFEKIAAEAGLDDGVALVCDIPEAGIVTKKRKRSKSAKGKASQDSDLNGAGDEEAVAAKSGEKSAKKVRFSMKNNLIWKPQSPLPPLDVRIPPSVTPRGSALKKGVPPGPVREMSSSTKKKLKKGRKKVVASSVKRLKKLKSRS
- the LOC130741066 gene encoding probable aspartyl protease At4g16563 codes for the protein MASPSPLFLLCFMLCISHSYQMVLLPLTHSISKSQFNSTHHLLKTTSTRSAARFQHHHHRHQQHQLSLPLSPGSDYTLSLNFGGSQPITLYMDTGSDLVWFPCAPFECMLCEGKPDTPKPANITKAHTVSCQSPACSAAHSSMPHRDLCAISHCPLDSIETSDCSKFTCPQFYYAYGDGSFIAKLYHQTLSISSLSLKNFTFGCAHTALAEPTGVAGFGRGLLSLPAQLATFSPQLGHRFSYCLVSHSFDGEQARRPSPLILGHHDGAGAGEEKPSEFVYTSMIANPKNPYYYCVGLVGISVGNRILPAPAKLQSVDSKGNGGVVVDSGTTFTMLPASLYNAVVGEFDRRVGRVHKRASEVEDKTGLGPCYYLDGLVQVVPTVTLHFVGNNSNVVLPRKNYFYEFIDGGDGVRAKGKVGCMMLMNGGDESELEGGPWATLGNYQQQGFEVVYDLEEQRVGFAKRQCASLWDSLNHDKN